In one window of Gemmatimonadota bacterium DNA:
- a CDS encoding Rrf2 family transcriptional regulator, with amino-acid sequence MLNQSAEYALRAAARLSALPPEGSMHARELADVLDVPANYLSKVLHQLAVAGILESRRGRSGGFRLARPADEITLEAVVAPFEDVGRYRQCLLGKSVCSDSRPCAAHARWRPVGRLMTSFLTRTTLADVGQRPVRITGR; translated from the coding sequence TGAATCAGTCCGCTGAGTACGCGCTTCGCGCCGCGGCGCGACTCTCCGCCCTTCCGCCCGAGGGGTCCATGCACGCCCGCGAGCTCGCGGACGTGCTCGACGTCCCGGCCAACTATCTCTCCAAGGTGCTGCACCAGCTCGCCGTGGCCGGGATCCTCGAGTCGCGACGCGGGCGGAGCGGCGGCTTCCGGCTCGCGCGACCGGCCGACGAGATCACGCTCGAGGCGGTGGTCGCACCGTTCGAGGATGTGGGGCGTTACCGGCAGTGCCTGCTCGGGAAGTCGGTGTGCAGCGACAGCCGCCCGTGCGCGGCGCACGCCCGGTGGAGGCCGGTGGGGCGGCTCATGACGAGCTTCCTCACGCGGACCACGCTCGCCGATGTCGGGCAGCGGCCGGTCCGCATCACCGGGCGCTGA